GTCGCCCACGTCCGACCGCCCTGTTCGCCGACGCGGTCGCCGCGGGTGCACGGGTCATCGACGGCCTCGGGATGCTGGTGGGCCAGGGAGCGACCGCGGTTGACATCTGGAACGAGGACCACGTCGAGCGTACGCCGCGCGCACCCATGCGTGCCGCGGCTGAGGCCGAGTTGGCACGCCGCGCAGCAGGCCGGGAACGCGAATGACAGCTGCGACCACCATGAGGCTGGGGCGCATGCTCGTCGCAGCCGGAGTCATCAGCGACGACCAGCTCGCCGAGGCCGTTGCGGCCGCCGAGGATAGGCCGCTGCCCCACGTACTCTCGGAGCTCGGATTCGCTTCCGAGGTCCGTATCGCGCAGGCGATCGCCGAGTCGATGGGGCTGGCCTTCGTCGACATCGCCGCCTACGACATCGATCCCAACGCCGCGCTGCTGCTCTCGTCGGAGCTGATGCGCAAGTACACGGTGCTGCCCATCAAGGTCCAGGACGAAGACCTCGTCGTGGCGATGGCCGATCCGGCCAACATCTTCGCGATCGACGATCTGCGCATCGTCACCGCCAAGGAGATCCGCCCGGTCGTCGCGGTCGAGAGCGATCTGGTGTCGGCCATCGATCGCTTCTCGGCGGGTCGGGCGAACATCGACGACATGGTCGGCGACCTCGAGCAGGCTGTCGGTGGCGGAACCGAAACCGCAGCAGATGAATCTGAGGGCGAAGAGTCCGCAGTGGCCCGGTTCATCAACCAGGTGATCACCGAGGCGATTCGTCAGAACGCAGGTGACATCTACATAGAACCGCTCGAGCACGAGGTCCGCGTTCGTTTCCGCATCGATGGTGTGTGCCAGGAGATCACGCGCATGCCGCGGCGCATGCACCGCCAGCTCATCAGTCGGCTCAAGATCAGTTCCGGGATGGACATCGCCGAGCGTCGCGTGCCGCAGGACGGAAGGTTCGGCGTCGTACTCGACGGCAAGTCGGTGGACTTCCGCGTGGCGGTGCTGCCTCTGGTCGCCGGCGAACTCGCCGTCATGCGACTCCTGCGCCGAGACGCAATCATGATGTCACTCAAGGACCTCGGCTTCCTCGAGTACAACATGAAGTGCCTGCTCGAGGCGCTCACGCTGCCGTACGGCGCAATTCTCGTCACAGGGCCGACCGGCTCGGGTAAGTCGACCACGCTGTACGCCGCAATCAACGAGACCAACGACCCGAAGTCCAACCTCATCACCGTCGAGGATCCGGTGGAGTATCGGC
Above is a genomic segment from Coriobacteriia bacterium containing:
- the tadA gene encoding Flp pilus assembly complex ATPase component TadA; this encodes MRLGRMLVAAGVISDDQLAEAVAAAEDRPLPHVLSELGFASEVRIAQAIAESMGLAFVDIAAYDIDPNAALLLSSELMRKYTVLPIKVQDEDLVVAMADPANIFAIDDLRIVTAKEIRPVVAVESDLVSAIDRFSAGRANIDDMVGDLEQAVGGGTETAADESEGEESAVARFINQVITEAIRQNAGDIYIEPLEHEVRVRFRIDGVCQEITRMPRRMHRQLISRLKISSGMDIAERRVPQDGRFGVVLDGKSVDFRVAVLPLVAGELAVMRLLRRDAIMMSLKDLGFLEYNMKCLLEALTLPYGAILVTGPTGSGKSTTLYAAINETNDPKSNLITVEDPVEYRLAGLSQVQVHEKAGMTFAAALRSILRQDPDKVMIGEIRDKETGTIAIEAALTGHLVLSTLHTNDAPSAITRLTEMGIEPFLSASAVTLVLAQRLARRLCPDCKESYVPEEQALERIEFPFEPGRPPTLYRARGCKKCSGIGYKGRMGVHEVMRMSENLERLTVESASADELKRAAIEEGMLTLRDDGYSKVLAGTTSIEEILRVVV